In Acidobacteriota bacterium, the sequence GGAGGGCCGCGGCGTCGAGCTTCATCTCGTCGAGGAAGACCCGCCCAGACTCCACCGAAACCCGGCCGAGCACGGTCTCCCGAATGGCCCAGGGCTGCTCGAAGATCTCCTTGAGCATGAAGTGCTTGTATCCCGCCTTCTCGGCCATGACGGGATCCCACAGCACGCGCTGCGTCACCTTCGACACCGCCCCGCCGGCGTAATCGCTGAACGTGACCCCCTGGCGCGTGATGACCGCCATCTCCTCGTCACCGAGGAACACGACGTCGCGCGTGTGGGTGAGCACGGCGGGAATGTCCGAGGCGACGAAGAACTCGCCGTCGCCGAGCCCGATCACGATCGGTGGACCGTTGCGGACGGCGACGATCTTCTCCGGGTCGTCGGCCGACATGAGCACGACCGCGAAAAGACCGCGCAGCGAGAGCAGGGCACGGCGGACGGCGTGCTCGAGACCGTCGTCGCGCATCTCCCGCTCGACGAGGTGCGCCACGATCTCCGTGTCGGTCTCGGTGACGAAGCGGTGCCCCTCCAGTTGCAGCTGGCGCTTGAGGTCGAGGTAGTTCTCGATGATGCCGTTGTGGACGACGACGAGCCGGCCGCTGCAGTCGCGGTGGGGGTGCGCGTTCTCCTCGGTCGGCCGGCCGTGGGTCGCCCACCGCGTGTGGCCGACGCCGTAGTCGCCCTCGAGCGGGTGGTCGGCGAGCACGTGCTCGAGGTTCGCGAGCTTTCCGGCACTACGCCGTACGTCGATGGCGCCCGCCTTCACGACCGCGACGCCCGCCGAGTCGTATCCCCGGTACTCGAGCCGGCGCAGGCCCTCGACGAGCACCGGCACGACCTGCTTGTTTCCGATGTAGCCGATGATTCCGCACATCGCGTCGCGCTCCCGCGGTCCAGGCCGCCGCCGCTGGCTATTCGCTTCCGGTCTTCTGCCGCCGCCGCGCCTCGGCCCAGCCGTCCTTGACGACCTGCCGGCCCCGCGCGATGGCCAGCGATCCTGCGGGGACGTCCTCGGTGATCGACGACCCGGCGGCGACGTACGCGCCCTTGCCGATCGTCACCGGCGCCACGAGCTGTGAGTCGCTGCCGATGAACACACCGTCCTCGATCACGGTCGGGTGCTTCGTCGTCCCGTCGTAGTTGCACGTGATGGTGCCGGCCCCGACGTTGACCCCGTCGCCAATCGTCGCGTCGCCAAGATAGGCGAGGTGATTGGCCTTCGACCCCTTGCCGAGCACCGTCTTCTTCAGCTCGACGAAGTTGCCGACGTGCGCATCCTCGCGCACGTCGCTTCCCGGCCGGAGTCGGGCGAACGGGCCGAGGCGGACCCGAGGACCGACAACCGCGTCCTCGATCACGCAGTAGTTGAAGACGACGGTGCCTTCGCCAATCGTGGAATCGACGATGCGGCTTCCAGCATGAATCTCGCACGCGGCGCCGATGCGGGTGCGTCCCTCCAGATACACGTTGGGATGCAGCAGCGTATCGGCGCCAACCTCGACATCCGGCCCGACGTAGGTCGTGGCCGGGTCCTCGACGGTGACGCCGGCCGCCATGAGCTCCGCAACGCGTGTCTGTCTCACGATGCTCCCCAGTTCGGCCAGTTCGCCCTGGCTGTTCACCCCGC encodes:
- the glmU gene encoding bifunctional UDP-N-acetylglucosamine diphosphorylase/glucosamine-1-phosphate N-acetyltransferase GlmU, with amino-acid sequence MADSADDVHLLILAAGKGTRMKARLPKVLHRLNGRRLIDYVLDTAEALSPTSVTLVVGHQGDEVRSALASRPGVQFVVQEPQLGTGHAVLQARPLLEGQAGTAVLLSADVPLLRAETLRRLVLHHRGHAAAATVVTAHLERPYGYGRIVRSGERLIGIVEERDASTEQRKIREINSGIYAFDLAPLFGAIERIGADNSQREYYLPDLVAIYRRSGLEVETITVDDPTEIRGVNSQGELAELGSIVRQTRVAELMAAGVTVEDPATTYVGPDVEVGADTLLHPNVYLEGRTRIGAACEIHAGSRIVDSTIGEGTVVFNYCVIEDAVVGPRVRLGPFARLRPGSDVREDAHVGNFVELKKTVLGKGSKANHLAYLGDATIGDGVNVGAGTITCNYDGTTKHPTVIEDGVFIGSDSQLVAPVTIGKGAYVAAGSSITEDVPAGSLAIARGRQVVKDGWAEARRRQKTGSE